A stretch of Coccidioides posadasii str. Silveira chromosome 2, complete sequence DNA encodes these proteins:
- a CDS encoding uncharacterized protein (EggNog:ENOG410PPF2~COG:S) translates to MVVYVLHGFRWPRVGTLNAPGICAHIVSYNLLDAAAEYLQEPATCRAILQSFRRIDPNIPYHLPDLRIIEQYDPDDIGDTALRQPYAFVAAKVITMPDEGRPGQMLSLNIGEIIEKGPELSPGGPEALRRLRDFLAPEENIGWWVVYNGDPERAFPKSDEGDSATEDDSVEQEDSERDDESKEETRS, encoded by the coding sequence ATGGTCGTCTACGTCCTCCACGGATTTCGCTGGCCCCGAGTGGGCACATTGAATGCGCCGGGAATCTGTGCGCACATCGTTTCTTACAACCTCCTCGACGCAGCGGCCGAATATCTCCAAGAGCCAGCGACGTGTCGTGCCATTCTCCAATCTTTCAGGCGCATCGATCCCAACATTCCGTATCACCTGCCGGACTTGCGTATCATAGAGCAATACGATCCCGACGACATTGGTGATACTGCGTTGAGACAACCATACGCATTTGTTGCTGCTAAGGTGATTACTATGCCGGACGAAGGACGACCCGGCCAAATGCTGAGTTTGAATATCGGCGAGATTATCGAGAAGGGACCCGAGCTTTCTCCTGGGGGGCCGGAGGCATTGAGGAGGTTAAGGGACTTTTTGGCGCCGGAAGAGAATATCGGGTGGTGGGTAGTATATAATGGGGATCCGGAGAGAGCGTTCCCGAAGTCTGATGAAGGCGATAGTGCAACCGAGGATGATAGTGTAGAGCAAGAAGATAGCGAAAGGGATGATgaatctaaagaagaaacTAGATCATGA